TGATCATTCCCTGTCATAACCTTCTTGACAATAATGTTTTGGCTATTTATCTTTTTGATCCGACGTTGAGCAAAATTGACTTTGCACACCGGCCCTTTTTCGCCGCAGATGTTATTCTATGGTGGGTCGACAGCCAGGCTCGGGACCACAGAAAATTTCAATCGGAACCGGCTGTGGCTACCTTGGTGTTGTGGTCCACGAAATCGGTAAGGAGGTTTCAGTGATACTCGTTCATTTTGTCTTTCTAAATTCAAGACAAGGATTAAGTTCTTTTGACGGTATCAAAAGCAGGAAGCAACAAGTATGTACAATACTGCAGATGTGAGAAGTGCGATTACTCAGTGGAAGAAGATCGAAGAATTCCCGGCCAGAGCAGGCGTTTGTCCCGAGTAAAGAAGAAGTTATCATCAGTTTTTAATTGCCCATTCTTAACAATGAAAACATGAAAGGGCTTTCAAAAACCCGTTTATACGTTTGAAGAAAGAGCTCAACATACAATAGGCTTTCTAGGTGATTTCATTGCGTCAGCACTTACCACAATCACGTGGTTTGCTCCAGCTTTTAATTACAACCTCTTCAAGCACTTGTATATCATTTTTCTTCAGGGCATGCACTGGGTTTCTGGCACGAGCAGTCTCGGCCCGATAGAGACAACTACGTAACAATCAACTGGTCAAACATTCGAAGAGGTAATTATTTTGTCCTTTACACGATTGTCAATCACCGTATTGTTCAGTGTTTTGCATTGTTCAAATGATACCCTGGATATGTTGGGAGACTAAAAAATCCCCCGAATGCCAAACTGTTTTTTTGGCCAGATCGTGTGAAATCGGAGAATTTGTTGATAGAAAGACCTCTCAGAGCAGAAAAGGGAAAACACAAACTCAACCCGCATATCGCACAGGGGGTGGTATCATATAATTCAGTATATTCTCGAGCCCTCGCACAACTGGGCAACGGAGCTCCAACTTACATGTTTTCAGATCATTTGGTATTCATTTTTTCTGATAGGTATGGCATACAACTTCCACAAGTATGACACCACTCGCGTTGACAGTCGTGGCGTTTCGTACGATTATGATAGCGTTATGCATTACTCCTCGACGGCTTTTGCCAACCGAGCGGGAGTGAGAACCATCGTTGGAAAGAACGGCCGCACTAACCTAGGCCAGCGGTATGGGTTAAGCAAAAAGGACATTCAACAAGCGAATTTGTTGTATAGTTGTGGAACTCGACCACCTGTAACTGCTGTCCCACCCAAACCTCCAACACCTCCCCCGCCAGGTAAATAGACATATTTCGTGAGACCTAAAAGTAACGACTTGTTGCTGAGAGCTGGAGGATATCCTGAAGATTTTAAAAAGATATTCCCGCATCGTTAACCAAAGTCTTTTTTCTTTCGAATCGgaggaagagaaaaaaaagatgatTGTTGATTGAACCTTGGGAATCTCACCCcacattttcaaccaatcagagttGAACGCCATACCATGTGCGACTTGCCGGCATGCGGTCATTTCCCGCCCTTGTATTCACGTCGCCGACAGCTGTGGGTATACGGTTTGAATTTCGATGGGCTAATTTggatttatttgtttgtctCGGGAAGCTCAATCAACTACGTTGAACTATGAAATTCTCCTATTCCCTCGAAATACATCTATTCTTACTTATTTTTCAGGTTGCGGAAAAATCGACCGGTATGCGTGGTGTCCCTACTGGAAAAGTAAAGGACATTGCAGGACGGGTAGTCGTTATTTTGATTTCATGGGCAAACATTGCCAAAAAAGCTGCAAGTGTGTTACTCCGGGTAAGAAAactttcttcaaaaaaaaatttttgtgaagtgtggttgagagatgaattgaagaaatgatcaaTTTTTTCAGGTGCATATATGAGCcaatcgctgagattgtccagcaaatgcaaggatcatttcttcaattcaagaAAACTTTCTTGTATCACCCTTCAGATTAATGAAAACGTTGAATCTTAGCGTGACTCGATTTCTTTTCCACGTCAATTAATCTCCAAAAATGACAAGTGCCGAAATTAgaatttttgtaataattggCAAATCAAGTAGCAACCAACTGTTTTGCGGAAGAACAAAACAAGGGGATTTCAATGGAACTAACCTTAAGTCATAAAAAAGATCCAGAAATTAATAGTTAGGTGTTAAACATTGCTGATAAACGATTTCTCATACATCAAAAACCAAGAAATACCATCTGAGATGTTGTGGCCTTATTTCGTGGTATGGTTCAATAAAAGAACAGAGGCCTGTTCCTCGAAAAGTCCGAaaactttttgggcccgaaaagccattcgtaaaactccgaacCGCTTATTCTGTTAGGCTGAtattttcatatgttgtaaagggaataaattaaaataactgcaaaatttcgTTCCTCGAGACGTCTTCGTTttgaagaaacaagaagaataATGTCACCCAAAATGCGCCTGAAAAGttccgggactttcgagaaacgggcccctcgTATCAGTTCCTTGAGTTGGGTGTGCTGTacttcaaacaaaacaaaagcaataatCTAGTCTTTGAAACTAACAATTTTATAACGAAAGTTATTGTTTAACTTTGTGTAAACTTTAAGTGGAAAAATGCTAGCCGCAACGACTTGGAACCCGAGACCCACAAACACCTAAGAAGTGCAAGAGGACCCTGGACCTAAAATATTAGTGTACTTATGAATCCATAAGTTCGAGATCACAAAGGATATATGTGCACGAAGTAAATGGTTGAATTAAAAATTGGCGAGTTTAGACTTAATCGACTTTATgacgtttatttatttatctttatcttttATGGTCTAATTGAGTTTGTTCTGATGCTATTTTCTCGTAGTTCCTTGCAAAAACAAGCACAAGAATTGTGTACCATGGGCGAGATCGGGCTACTGTCATAGCTACAAAGCTTATATGGACCAGTTCTGCAAGCAGAGCTGTGGAAAGTGCTAATCATTTGAGTTCATTTTGAGCACCAGTATTACTAACAAAGGAGACGAATGACTGTTAACTAACGAGTTATAATGAATATATATATCAATTCGAACAATATTTGACGAAAATGAAACTGTTGTAATCTGACAGCCATCACCGTAAAACTGAAGAATTTCCATTTGATCTGTCATCATCTATAGGTGCGTTG
This genomic stretch from Acropora muricata isolate sample 2 chromosome 5, ASM3666990v1, whole genome shotgun sequence harbors:
- the LOC136917200 gene encoding nematocyst expressed protein 6-like isoform X2; this translates as MPLCLVALLLVAIQPGALIDSNQEEICDTRNTTKGECCAFPFTYQGETYYECTTKDFNGKQWCSLNEDFEKHRRWGHCANQTRKPVFDVILDVTGQDGRSRDNIELFQGDIVMTSQIRNNLRNRGILVPNNDPRSPLSRCGRKKPLKRPKRAIMSTNRGSDLRWPIGESGKREVPYEITGTNNNVRGVILRAMDHWMDKVPCLKFVSITSRHSRHLSFFRGGGCYSMVGRQPGSGPQKISIGTGCGYLGVVVHEIGHALGFWHEQSRPDRDNYVTINWSNIRRGMAYNFHKYDTTRVDSRGVSYDYDSVMHYSSTAFANRAGVRTIVGKNGRTNLGQRYGLSKKDIQQANLLYSCGTRPPVTAVPPKPPTPPPPGCGKIDRYAWCPYWKSKGHCRTGSRYFDFMGKHCQKSCKCVTPVPCKNKHKNCVPWARSGYCHSYKAYMDQFCKQSCGKC
- the LOC136917200 gene encoding nematocyst expressed protein 6-like isoform X1 — protein: MPLCLVALLLVAIQPGALIDSNQAEEICDTRNTTKGECCAFPFTYQGETYYECTTKDFNGKQWCSLNEDFEKHRRWGHCANQTRKPVFDVILDVTGQDGRSRDNIELFQGDIVMTSQIRNNLRNRGILVPNNDPRSPLSRCGRKKPLKRPKRAIMSTNRGSDLRWPIGESGKREVPYEITGTNNNVRGVILRAMDHWMDKVPCLKFVSITSRHSRHLSFFRGGGCYSMVGRQPGSGPQKISIGTGCGYLGVVVHEIGHALGFWHEQSRPDRDNYVTINWSNIRRGMAYNFHKYDTTRVDSRGVSYDYDSVMHYSSTAFANRAGVRTIVGKNGRTNLGQRYGLSKKDIQQANLLYSCGTRPPVTAVPPKPPTPPPPGCGKIDRYAWCPYWKSKGHCRTGSRYFDFMGKHCQKSCKCVTPVPCKNKHKNCVPWARSGYCHSYKAYMDQFCKQSCGKC